CAGAACGTCTCGGTGAGCGGCGGCAAGCTCATCCTCAAGGCCGAGCGCACCGCCGCCACCACGGTGTCCGACACCCGCTGTGGCGCAGCGCAGCGCACGCTCTTCTCCGGCCGCCTGCACACCAAGGGCAAGGTGGAGAAGACCTACGGAAAGATTGTCGCGAGCATCAAGGTGCCCTCCGGCTACGGCATGTGGCCGGCGTTCTGGACGCTGGGCGCCAACGTCCAGTCGGTAGGCTGGCCCGCCAGCGGGGAGATCGACATCCTCGAGTGGCACTCCAACGAGCCCAACTGGATGAAGTCCGCCACGCACTGGTCCGTCGGCTCCCAGGCCGACTGGGGCACGGGCCAGAGCGGCGGCTACAACCTGGCCGACTCCTTCCACACCTATGAGGTGGAGTGGAACGCCAACTCCATGGTGTTCCGGCTGGATGGCACGTACGTGGGCGCGACCTACGGCCACAACGAGACCGAGTTCCAGCAGAACCACTACATCATCCTGAACCTGGCGCTGGGCGGGAACTGGTATGGCTTCCCGGCCGCCAGCAGCATCGCGCTGACGCAGGGCCAGCCGAAGACCATGGAGGTCGAGTGGGTTCGCTGGTACCAGCCGGGCAGCACGCCTCCGTCGGGTATCTCGGTGGCCAACCCCAGCTTCGAGTCGGGCCTGTCCAACTGGACGACGTGGACGCCCAACGGCACCGCGGGCGCGGCCTTCAGCGAGACGTACAACGGCGGGCACTCGGGCTCCTACCACCTGACGCACTATAGCGGCTCGCCCTTCGAGACCTGGACGTATCAGGTGAAGACGGGCCTGGCGAACGGCAACTACAAGGTTCGCGCCTGGGTGCGGAAGGGCGGCTCGTTCAACATCTCCCGGCTGCAGGGCAAGACGAGCGGCTCCGCCGCGCCGGTGTACACGTCGCTTGGCACGTATGGGAACTGGACGCTGGTGGAGACGCCCGTCATCAACGTCACCAGCGGCTACCTGGAGTTCGGCTTCCACACCCAGGCCACCACGGGCAACACCGCCAACTTCATCCACATGGATGATGTGGAGATCGTGAAGCTCTAGTTTGTAGTGCAGGGGCAGAGGAGTGATTCTGGGGAGCGCGGAGCTCCTCTGCCTCAGGTCCTGGCGGTGAGGCGGGCCATGGAGGGCGCCACCAGGGCCAGCAGGCCGTAGACGCCCGCCGCGCAGGCGAGCGTCGCGCCGATTCCCCAGGACACCGAGAGGAAGACCGCCGCCCCAGAGCCCACGACGGACAGCACGCCGTTGACACCCCAGCACCACGCGGCCGCTTCCGGTGCGACGGCCAGGACGCGGCGCAGCCCCAGTGGGAACAGGAAGCCCAGGACGATCCCCGGCAGGCCCGCCACCAGCACGCACACCAGTGCGCGCTCCACGAAGGAGCGGGCCAGCACCGCCGAGATGACGCTCGAGGGCACCACGGACCACAGGGCGATGACCCCTGCGGCGAGGCCCGGCAGCAGCAGCAGGGTCCGCCCCGAGGTAGGGTCCAGTCGCTCGGACAGCGTGGAACCCAGCCCGGCGGCCAGCGTCAGCGGTGCCAGCGTCAGGGCCAGCGCCCAGGTGGGATCTCCCAGCAGCAGGTGGAGCCGCTGCGCCGTGGCAATCTCAAAGAGCATGAACCCCAGCCCGAGCGCGGCGAACCATGCCGGGATGATCAGCTTGCCCACCGGGCCCAGGGGGGCCAGCGTGCCCTTCTTCCGCCACAGCGGAGGGAGGATCCACGCAACCGCCAAGAGCGCCGCGAGCCCGAAGGCAATCGCCATCGCTCCCACTGCCACCACGTTGCCCCGGAGCATGCCGCCGCCGCCGGAGCTCAGCAGCTCCTGGATCTTCGCGGGGGACAGCCAGGCCGACAGCGGCACCTGGAGGAAGAAGAACGGCCGGTCATCCGTGGTCGCGGTCAGATCGACGCCGGCCTCAGCGGACAGGGCCTCGAGCTTCGAGTCATCGGCCGCCTCCGCCACCGCCGCGAGCCAGGGTGAGGCGGGCGGCTCTCCCGGGACGAGCAGCAGGCGCAGCCCTCCGGAGAGGGCCCGCTCGCGCACCACCGCGACATCCTCGGGACGCAGGGGGGAGGGGCTGACAAGGATGTTGGCCAGCTCGCCGCGGGCCACCAACAGCAGGTGGCGCGAGGGGTCGGCGATCCCCCGGTCTCGCAGGGCCGCGGAGGCCAGGGCCACCAGGCGGGCCACCTCGAGGGGGCGCTCCGGATCGTACCAGCGCGAGAAGCTCACGATGCCGTCGGGCTGGAGCTTGTCCAGGAACAGCCGCCACGCCTCGCGCGTGTAGAGCGAGTTCTCCGTGAGCGTCATCGCGCCCATGCCCGTGGAGGCCCACGTGTCCACCAGCGAGGCCACGATGACCTGGAAGCGCTGGGGGCTCCGGGCCAGCCAGGAGCGG
The DNA window shown above is from Hyalangium minutum and carries:
- a CDS encoding glycoside hydrolase family 16 protein — encoded protein: MSRQTLSTKFLALCCLTALSGCAMDPSEEGALDTPPEAVGQTQGELEYNPGSGWNLAWSDEFEGSALNTNNWTTLNSDFDPVTNNCQFGTGEIEYPRTQNVSVSGGKLILKAERTAATTVSDTRCGAAQRTLFSGRLHTKGKVEKTYGKIVASIKVPSGYGMWPAFWTLGANVQSVGWPASGEIDILEWHSNEPNWMKSATHWSVGSQADWGTGQSGGYNLADSFHTYEVEWNANSMVFRLDGTYVGATYGHNETEFQQNHYIILNLALGGNWYGFPAASSIALTQGQPKTMEVEWVRWYQPGSTPPSGISVANPSFESGLSNWTTWTPNGTAGAAFSETYNGGHSGSYHLTHYSGSPFETWTYQVKTGLANGNYKVRAWVRKGGSFNISRLQGKTSGSAAPVYTSLGTYGNWTLVETPVINVTSGYLEFGFHTQATTGNTANFIHMDDVEIVKL